In the genome of Amaranthus tricolor cultivar Red isolate AtriRed21 chromosome 15, ASM2621246v1, whole genome shotgun sequence, one region contains:
- the LOC130800726 gene encoding phospholipase A1-Ibeta2, chloroplastic-like, translated as MAQVRHMPINSFLPSQSNLHSYQNLGSGLRCGQSPSLKSRKRVSIRASYVQDPTENTRIHLSNLEKLLQKEAEPEVRPVDITNQQPENSRVKRILDGLNLAQIWPEGIPGRGGEIAAEMSPRRLAQIQELLLKQQPEYSPRNHLGTQWREYHGSRDWEGLIDPLDENLRREIVRCGEFIQTAYQSFHSDPATTEEGIRSWKEIELSDKSYKVTKNLYTTSSIGLPKWVDNVAPDLGWMTQRSSWVGFVAVCEDDREIARMGRRDIIISLRGTATCLEWAENFRALLTPMEETSTFEAQSPESEAKVECGFLSLFRTKGEYTPSLAEEVVQEIRRLLDLYKGEQLSITITGHSLGAALALLVADAISTCALEVPSVAVFSFGGPRVGNRAFANRIKSNNVKVLRIVNNQDIITRVPGMFMSDELDQKLRDNPQISGVLEFLDNKLPLAYSHVGTELKVDTKMSPYLRPDADVACCHDLEAYLHLVDGFMASNCPFRPNAKRSLFKLLSEQGSNVKKLYTNKTKSLTLKIENNGVVAMSNCLASHSLPNK; from the coding sequence ATGGCGCAAGTTAGACATATGCCTATTAATTCTTTCCTTCCTTCACAGAGTAATCTACATAGTTACCAAAATCTTGGGTCTGGGTTACGGTGCGGGCAATCCCCATCATTAAAGTCCAGAAAACGGGTCTCCATCCGGGCTTCTTATGTTCAAGACCCAACCGAGAATACAAGGATCCATTTGTCTAATCTTGAGAAGTTGTTACAAAAGGAAGCAGAGCCCGAAGTGAGGCCCGTTGATATAACAAATCAGCAGCCTGAGAATAGCCGTGTGAAGAGAATACTTGATGGGCTTAACTTGGCCCAGATATGGCCTGAGGGAATACCGGGCCGGGGCGGCGAGATAGCCGCTGAGATGTCTCCCCGCCGCTTGGCCCAGATTCAGGAGTTGTTGCTTAAGCAACAACCGGAGTATTCTCCCAGGAATCATTTGGGAACCCAGTGGAGAGAGTATCATGGGAGTCGGGATTGGGAAGGTTTAATTGACCCTCTCGATGAAAATCTTCGTCGAGAGATAGTCAGGTGTGGTGAGTTTATTCAAACTGCCTACCAATCCTTCCACTCTGATCCCGCTACTACTGAAGAGGGGATCAGATCATGGAAGGAGATTGAGTTATCAGATAAATCATATAAAGTAACTAAAAATTTGTACACCACATCATCTATTGGTTTACCCAAATGGGTAGATAATGTGGCACCCGATTTAGGGTGGATGACCCAACGATCAAGTTGGGTCGGATTTGTCGCCGTTTGTGAGGACGATCGTGAAATTGCAAGAATGGGAAGAAGGGATATTATTATCTCACTTCGAGGAACTGCCACGTGTCTTGAGTGGGCTGAAAATTTTCGGGCCTTACTCACTCCAATGGAAGAAACATCAACATTTGAAGCTCAATCCCCCGAATCGGAAGCTAAGGTGGAATGTGGGTTCCTAAGTTTATTCCGAACCAAAGGAGAATATACCCCAAGCCTAGCCGAGGAAGTGGTACAAGAAATTAGACGATTATTAGATTTGTATAAAGGTGAACAATTAAGTATTACCATAACCGGACATAGCCTTGGGGCGGCTTTAGCCCTACTAGTCGCCGACGCGATCAGCACTTGCGCCCTGGAAGTCCCTTCAGTGGCGGTTTTTTCTTTTGGTGGACCCCGTGTAGGAAATCGAGCCTTTGCAAACAGAATAAAATCTAATAATGTAAAGGTCCTAAGAATAGTAAACAACCAAGACATAATTACAAGAGTACCGGGAATGTTCATGAGCGATGAGCTCGACCAAAAGTTAAGAGATAACCCTCAAATTTCAGGAGTACTTGAATTCCTAGATAATAAATTGCCATTAGCTTACTCTCACGTAGGAACAGAGCTAAAGGTTGATACAAAAATGTCACCTTACTTGAGACCAGACGCTGACGTGGCATGTTGCCATGATTTGGAAGCATACTTGCATTTGGTGGATGGTTTCATGGCATCAAATTGCCCATTTAGACCGAATGCAAAACGGAGCTTGTTTAAATTGTtaagtgaacaaggatctaATGTCAAAAAATTGTATACAAATAAAACTAAGTCTTTGACTTTAAAGATTGAGAATAATGGAGTGGTAGCCATGTCTAATTGTTTGGCTAGCCATTCTttaccaaataaataa
- the LOC130800727 gene encoding probable methyltransferase PMT14 yields MTPKHGGRPRGSMSIFIVLGLCCFCYLLGAWQRSGFGKGDSIAMKVSKVAEVTDCNIKADLDFEPRHKFVGNIVAPEVILKKYEPCDVKFKDYTPCEEQDRAMKFPRENMIYRERHCPPAEEKLRCLIPAPVGYTTPFPWPKSRDYVHYANVPYKHLTVEKAGQHWVEYQGDVFKFPGGGTMFPQGADAYIDELASVIPIKDGTIRTALDTGCGVASWGAYMLKRNVLAMSFAPRDNHEAQVQFALERGVPAIIGVLGSMHLPYPSSAFDMAQCSRCLIPWASNDGKYLMEVDRVLRPGGYWVLSGPPINWKTYYKVWKRTKEDCRAEQQKIEELAEQLCWEKKYEKGDIIIFRKKINSETCKSKPLNVCEAQDPDDVWYKKMETCVTPYPEVSSSNEVAGEKLEKFPTRLFATPPRIAKGLISGVTEESYQEDIAKWKKHVKAYQNLNKLIGSSRYRNIMDMNAGLGGFAAALDSPKLWVMNVVPTIAENTLGVIYERGLIGLYHDWCEGFSTYPRTYDLIHANHLFSIYQDKCEYEDILLEMDRILRPEGVVIFRDAVDPLNKVKQIARGMRWDLKLVDHEDGPFVPEKILIAVKQYWVAGEKNSTSSSR; encoded by the exons ATGACTCCTAAACATGGTGGTAGACCTCGAGGCTCCATGTCGATATTTATCGTGCTTGGTCTTTGCTGCTTTTGTTACCTCCTTGGAGCTTGGCAAAGAAGTGGCTTTGGCAAGGGGGATAGTATAGCCATGAAGGTTTCCAAGGTGGCCGAGGTAACCGACTGCAATATAAAAGCAGATTTGGATTTTGAGCCTCGCCACAAGTTTGTTGGGAATATAGTAGCTCCGGAGGTAATTCTTAAAAAATATGAGCCATGTGATGTCAAATTCAAAGATTACACCCCTTGCGAGGAGCAGGACCGAGCAATGAAATTCCCAAGAGAAAATATGATCTATAGAGAGAGGCACTGCCCCCCAGCAGAGGAAAAATTGCGATGTCTTATTCCAGCACCTGTTGGATACACAACTCCATTCCCCTGGCCGAAGAGTCGAGATTATGTGCACTACGCTAATGTGCCTTACAAACATCTGACTGTTGAGAAGGCTGGGCAACATTGGGTGGAATATCAAGGCGATGTGTTTAAATTTCCTGGTGGTGGGACAATGTTCCCTCAAGGTGCTGATGCTTATATTGACGAGCTTGCCAGTGTGATTCCAATTAAGGATGGTACTATCAGGACGGCTCTAGATACTGGCTGTGGT GTTGCTAGCTGGGGTGCATATATGCTGAAGAGAAATGTATTGGCAATGTCATTTGCTCCACGAGACAATCATGAAGCCCAAGTGCAGTTTGCATTGGAAAGAGGAGTTCCTGCGATTATTGGTGTACTTGGTAGTATGCATCTTCCATATCCCTCGAGCGCTTTTGATATGGCTCAATGCTCTAGATGTTTGATACCATGGGCATCTAATG ACGGAAAATATCTAATGGAGGTGGACCGTGTTCTGAGACCTGGTGGTTACTGGGTTTTGTCTGGTCCTCCAATCAATTGGAAGACATATTATAAAGTATGGAAGCGTACAAAGGAGGACTGCAGAGCAGAGCAGCAGAAAATTGAAGAACTGGCAGAGCAACTATGCTGGGAGAAAAAGTATGAGAAAGGAGATATCATAATATttagaaagaaaattaattcCGAAACTTGCAAATCAAAGCCTCTGAATGTCTGTGAGGCACAAGATCCCGATGATGTCTG GTATAAGAAAATGGAAACTTGTGTGACACCTTACCCCGAGGTTTCAAGCTCAAATGAGGTTGCGGGAGAAAAGTTGGAGAAGTTTCCTACTAGGCTTTTTGCAACTCCCCCTAGAATTGCCAAGGGATTGATTTCAGGGGTCACGGAAGAATCATACCAAGAAGATATTGCGAAGTGGAAAAAGCACGTCAAAGCTTACCAAAACCTCAACAAGTTAATTGGATCCTCGAGGTACCGCAACATTATGGACATGAATGCTGGCCTCGGTGGTTTTGCCGCTGCACTTGATTCGCCTAAACTATGGGTGATGAACGTTGTGCCTACTATTGCCGAAAATACTTTAGGGGTGATATACGAAAGAGGTCTGATTGGATTGTATCATGACTG GTGTGAGGGATTTTCTACATATCCGAGAACATATGATTTGATTCATGCTAATCATTTGTTCAGCATATACCAGGATAA GTGTGAGTATGAAGACATACTTTTAGAAATGGACCGCATCCTCCGCCCAGAAGGTGTAGTTATCTTCAGAGATGCAGTTGATCCTCTAAATAAGGTAAAGCAAATCGCTCGGGGAATGAGGTGGGACCTCAAGTTAGTAGACCATGAAGACGGTCCTTTTGTTCCCGAGAAGATTCTCATTGCTGTCAAACAGTACTGGGTTGCCGGTGAAAAGAATAGTACATCAAGCAGCCGATGA
- the LOC130800728 gene encoding two-component response regulator-like APRR2 isoform X2 — protein sequence MVCTANDLLEWKDFPKGLRILLLDEDRNSASEIKSTLEEMEFIVIAFSSEHEALSAISSKNEIFHVAIIKVNHDGRCDFLECAKDLPTIMISKEHCLNTMMKCIALGAVEFLVEPISEDKLRNIWQHVVHKAFNTSGSRESESLKSVKEFVGSILEMQQQNVAVQTHVSEESMIDTVEDEGHHDQSAAGDKFPAPSTPQIKHAGRSLDDGDYHDQTNNSPVKEGIEFDGEIKSVDNTNNGNSFAEMEVDPPQPTCVGATEEEVDCRDGSKGTDGIPKPCGNNEESNKKSSKNACGVKNSRKRMKIDWTPDLHKKFVQAVEQLGVDQAIPSRILELMKVEGLTRHNIASHLQKYRMHRRHILPKQDERRWPQPRHSIPRNYYPHHRPVMAYPPYQTNHAFISEQVYPVWSQQAGYQLPGFPMWGSPSYPWKPYPPMHADAWGCPVMPPPPCPTSPFPHVQCAYGFHSPDTYRKNSADMNPGEEVIDKVVKEAISKPWLPLPIGLKPPSIDSVLAELSRQGISTIPPPNGHHPC from the exons ATGGTTTGCACTGCCAATGATTTACTGGAATGGAAGGATTTCCCTAAAGGCCTTAGGATCCTTCTCCTTGATGAGGACCGGAATTCTGCTTCTGAGATAAAGTCCACACTTGAGGAAATGGAGTTTATAG TTATTGCATTTTCTAGTGAGCATGAAGCATTATCCGCAATTTCAAGCAAAAATGAGATCTTTCATGTGGCCATTATAAAG GTAAATCATGATGGGAGATGCGACTTTTTGGAGTGTGCAAAGGATCTTCCAACAATCA TGATATCAAAAGAGCATTGCTTGAACACCATGATGAAGTGTATAGCG TTAGGTGCAGTTGAATTTCTTGTAGAACCAATATCGGAGGATAAACTTCGAAATATATGGCAGCATGTAGTTCATAAG GCATTCAACACAAGCGGTAGCAGAGAATCAGAATCACTCAAATCTGTTAAGGAGTTTGTGGGTTCCATATTGGAAATGCAGCAACAAAATGTTGCTGTACAAACTCATGTTTCCGAAGAATCAATGATCGATACAGTAGAGGACGAAGGTCATCATGACCAGTCCGCTGCTGGAGACAAGTTCCCTGCTCCTTCAACTCCCCAAATAAAACACGCGGGAAGATCCTTAGATGATGGAGACTATCATGATCAAACCAATAACTCCCCGGTCAAGGAGGGTATTGAATTTGACGGGGAAATCAAATCTGTCGATAATACAAATAACGGCAACTCATTTGCTGAGATGGAGGTGGATCCACCTCAGCCAACATGTGTGGGAGCTACCGAAGAGGAGGTGGATTGCCGTGATGGTTCCAAGGGTACGGATGGCATACCTAAACCTTGTGGTAATAATGAGGAGTCAAATAAGAAATCTTCTAAGAATGCTTGTGGAGTGAAGAATAGCCGGAAAAGGATGAAG ATAGACTGGACCCCTGATCTTCATAAAAAATTTGTGCAAGCGGTAGAGCAACTTGGTGTTGATCAAGCCATCCCTTCTCGTATTTTAGAGCTGATGAAAGTGGAAGGATTGACTCGACATAACATAGCTAGTCATCTTCAG AAATATAGAATGCATAGAAGACACATTTTGCCGAAGCAAGATGAACGAAGGTGGCCGCAACCTAGACATTCAATACCGAGGAATTACTACCCTCATCATAGACCAGTGATGGCATATCCTCCCTATCAGACCAATCATGCCTTCATATCGGAGCAAGTCTACCCCGTCTGGAGCCAGCAGGCCGGTTACCAGCTTCCTGGCTTCCCAATGTGGGGCTCCCCGAGCTATCCTTGGAAGCCTTACCCTCCA ATGCATGCTGATGCATGGGGTTGCCCAGTGATGCCACCCCCTCCTTGCCCGACCTCACCCTTCCCCCAT GTACAATGCGCATATGGGTTCCACAGTCCTGATACATATAGGAAGAATTCTGCTGATATGAATCCG GGGGAGGAAGTTATTGACAAAGTGGTTAAGGAAGCAATAAGCAAGCCATGGTTGCCATTACCAATAGGCCTTAAACCACCATCTATTGACAGTGTCCTAGCTGAGCTATCCAGGCAAGGAATTTCCACTATCCCTCCTCCCAATGGCCACCATCCATGCTGA
- the LOC130800728 gene encoding two-component response regulator-like APRR2 isoform X1, translating to MVCTANDLLEWKDFPKGLRILLLDEDRNSASEIKSTLEEMEFIVIAFSSEHEALSAISSKNEIFHVAIIKVNHDGRCDFLECAKDLPTIMISKEHCLNTMMKCIALGAVEFLVEPISEDKLRNIWQHVVHKAFNTSGSRESESLKSVKEFVGSILEMQQQNVAVQTHVSEESMIDTVEDEGHHDQSAAGDKFPAPSTPQIKHAGRSLDDGDYHDQTNNSPVKEGIEFDGEIKSVDNTNNGNSFAEMEVDPPQPTCVGATEEEVDCRDGSKGTDGIPKPCGNNEESNKKSSKNACGVKNSRKRMKIDWTPDLHKKFVQAVEQLGVDQAIPSRILELMKVEGLTRHNIASHLQKYRMHRRHILPKQDERRWPQPRHSIPRNYYPHHRPVMAYPPYQTNHAFISEQVYPVWSQQAGYQLPGFPMWGSPSYPWKPYPPMHADAWGCPVMPPPPCPTSPFPHVQCAYGFHSPDTYRKNSADMNPVTPIFFNYGEEVIDKVVKEAISKPWLPLPIGLKPPSIDSVLAELSRQGISTIPPPNGHHPC from the exons ATGGTTTGCACTGCCAATGATTTACTGGAATGGAAGGATTTCCCTAAAGGCCTTAGGATCCTTCTCCTTGATGAGGACCGGAATTCTGCTTCTGAGATAAAGTCCACACTTGAGGAAATGGAGTTTATAG TTATTGCATTTTCTAGTGAGCATGAAGCATTATCCGCAATTTCAAGCAAAAATGAGATCTTTCATGTGGCCATTATAAAG GTAAATCATGATGGGAGATGCGACTTTTTGGAGTGTGCAAAGGATCTTCCAACAATCA TGATATCAAAAGAGCATTGCTTGAACACCATGATGAAGTGTATAGCG TTAGGTGCAGTTGAATTTCTTGTAGAACCAATATCGGAGGATAAACTTCGAAATATATGGCAGCATGTAGTTCATAAG GCATTCAACACAAGCGGTAGCAGAGAATCAGAATCACTCAAATCTGTTAAGGAGTTTGTGGGTTCCATATTGGAAATGCAGCAACAAAATGTTGCTGTACAAACTCATGTTTCCGAAGAATCAATGATCGATACAGTAGAGGACGAAGGTCATCATGACCAGTCCGCTGCTGGAGACAAGTTCCCTGCTCCTTCAACTCCCCAAATAAAACACGCGGGAAGATCCTTAGATGATGGAGACTATCATGATCAAACCAATAACTCCCCGGTCAAGGAGGGTATTGAATTTGACGGGGAAATCAAATCTGTCGATAATACAAATAACGGCAACTCATTTGCTGAGATGGAGGTGGATCCACCTCAGCCAACATGTGTGGGAGCTACCGAAGAGGAGGTGGATTGCCGTGATGGTTCCAAGGGTACGGATGGCATACCTAAACCTTGTGGTAATAATGAGGAGTCAAATAAGAAATCTTCTAAGAATGCTTGTGGAGTGAAGAATAGCCGGAAAAGGATGAAG ATAGACTGGACCCCTGATCTTCATAAAAAATTTGTGCAAGCGGTAGAGCAACTTGGTGTTGATCAAGCCATCCCTTCTCGTATTTTAGAGCTGATGAAAGTGGAAGGATTGACTCGACATAACATAGCTAGTCATCTTCAG AAATATAGAATGCATAGAAGACACATTTTGCCGAAGCAAGATGAACGAAGGTGGCCGCAACCTAGACATTCAATACCGAGGAATTACTACCCTCATCATAGACCAGTGATGGCATATCCTCCCTATCAGACCAATCATGCCTTCATATCGGAGCAAGTCTACCCCGTCTGGAGCCAGCAGGCCGGTTACCAGCTTCCTGGCTTCCCAATGTGGGGCTCCCCGAGCTATCCTTGGAAGCCTTACCCTCCA ATGCATGCTGATGCATGGGGTTGCCCAGTGATGCCACCCCCTCCTTGCCCGACCTCACCCTTCCCCCAT GTACAATGCGCATATGGGTTCCACAGTCCTGATACATATAGGAAGAATTCTGCTGATATGAATCCGGTAACGCCAATTTTCTTCAATTAT GGGGAGGAAGTTATTGACAAAGTGGTTAAGGAAGCAATAAGCAAGCCATGGTTGCCATTACCAATAGGCCTTAAACCACCATCTATTGACAGTGTCCTAGCTGAGCTATCCAGGCAAGGAATTTCCACTATCCCTCCTCCCAATGGCCACCATCCATGCTGA